From the genome of Sphingomonas sp. HMP6, one region includes:
- a CDS encoding lysylphosphatidylglycerol synthase domain-containing protein, with protein sequence MNKSAQIGLLLATVIGLAVAAATVGSVGLSQVTTAMATIGWLGMASFVLWSGGVLGLLGMAWVSVAPGEPVTHAARFVWARTTREAATDILPFSQLGGLVVGARTLAAFGVPQPVIYASMIADLTTEMAAQLLFTLGGVAVLLMVLTDQSVQNGLVPLALGGVAAMVALMALFVFAQKPVLALAGKLGARILPGSVAMTDAIREQLDLIYREPKRVIAAFLFNLAAWLASAAGAWIALRFMGVGTPLWAVLMIEALIFTLRSVAFAIPGAIGVQEAAYVLIGPLVGMPPATALALSLLKRARDVIIAVPALLAWQVGEARRVVA encoded by the coding sequence GTGAACAAATCCGCGCAAATCGGGCTGCTGCTCGCAACCGTCATCGGCCTCGCCGTTGCAGCAGCAACCGTCGGCAGCGTCGGGCTCAGCCAGGTCACCACCGCGATGGCGACGATCGGTTGGCTCGGCATGGCAAGCTTCGTTCTCTGGTCGGGCGGCGTGCTCGGGTTGCTGGGCATGGCTTGGGTCTCCGTCGCGCCCGGCGAACCCGTCACCCACGCCGCGCGCTTCGTCTGGGCCCGCACCACGCGCGAAGCAGCGACCGACATCCTGCCCTTTTCGCAGCTCGGGGGGCTCGTCGTAGGCGCGAGGACGCTGGCGGCGTTTGGCGTGCCACAGCCGGTGATCTACGCGTCGATGATCGCCGATCTCACCACCGAAATGGCCGCGCAATTGCTCTTCACGCTTGGCGGTGTCGCGGTGCTGCTGATGGTGCTGACAGATCAATCGGTGCAGAACGGCCTCGTCCCGCTAGCTCTTGGCGGCGTGGCGGCAATGGTCGCCTTGATGGCGCTGTTCGTCTTCGCGCAAAAACCCGTGCTGGCGCTGGCGGGGAAACTCGGCGCCCGAATCCTGCCCGGCTCGGTCGCGATGACCGATGCGATCCGCGAACAACTCGACCTCATCTACCGCGAGCCGAAACGCGTCATCGCCGCCTTCCTGTTCAACCTCGCCGCCTGGCTAGCAAGTGCCGCGGGCGCGTGGATCGCGCTGCGCTTCATGGGCGTCGGCACGCCGCTCTGGGCAGTGCTGATGATCGAGGCGCTGATCTTCACGCTGCGCAGCGTCGCCTTCGCCATCCCCGGCGCAATCGGGGTGCAGGAAGCGGCCTATGTCCTGATCGGCCCGCTCGTCGGGATGCCGCCTGCCACCGCACTGGCGCTCTCGCTCCTCAAACGCGCCCGCGACGTAATCATCGCAGTCCCGGCGCTGCTGGCGTGGCAAGTCGGCGAAGCGCGGCGGGTGGTGGCTTAG
- a CDS encoding winged helix-turn-helix domain-containing protein gives MRVGKLKIKAQLYCGDELAMGPGKADLLEAIDREGSISGAGRAMGMSYRRSWLLVDSMNRCWQEKLVETVAGGGHGRGASLTPMGQTVLAAYRRLEAGLADAASGAVLGEFDAMLRAVPLPPTSAGVSEAA, from the coding sequence ATGCGGGTCGGCAAGCTCAAGATCAAGGCGCAGCTCTATTGCGGCGATGAACTGGCGATGGGGCCGGGCAAGGCCGATCTGCTCGAGGCGATCGACCGCGAGGGATCAATCTCGGGCGCAGGGCGCGCGATGGGCATGAGCTACCGTCGAAGCTGGCTGCTGGTCGACAGCATGAACCGCTGCTGGCAGGAGAAATTGGTCGAGACCGTTGCGGGCGGCGGGCATGGGCGTGGTGCGAGCCTGACGCCAATGGGGCAGACGGTGCTGGCGGCGTATCGGCGGCTTGAGGCTGGGCTGGCCGATGCGGCGAGCGGGGCGGTGTTGGGCGAGTTCGATGCGATGCTGCGCGCGGTTCCGTTGCCGCCGACATCTGCTGGCGTCAGCGAGGCCGCGTAG
- a CDS encoding NAD(+) synthase yields MAKPHPFHSIHTHGFVRVGACTPRASVGDCAANADATIALAKDGHAQGADLLVFPELNITSYAIDDLHLQTAQHRATEAAIAAVVAASAKLRPVLIVGAALPRNGRLYNCAVIIARGRILGVVPKIFLPNYREYYEKRWFASGVGLTDCEITLAGQTAPFGTDLIFAASDLPHFIFHAETCEDFWAPTPPSTMGALAGALICCNLSASNIVVGKARERAMLCAAQSARAMCAYVFSAAGPGESTTDLAWDGQAMIHELGDLLAESNRFNRASEIIFADVDAERIAQERMRVGTFNDAARLAGNPELAFRRIAFDHKPDFKDTGLRRETRRFPFVPNTPEKLDQDCYEAFNIQVEGISKRFEAARAERLVIGVSGGLDSTHALIVAAKAMDRLGLPRSRILGFTMPGFATSEHTKDNAWALMRALGIDGDEIDIRPAARQMLGDMGHPFAQGEPAYDVTFENVQAGLRTDYLFRLANQRGGLVVGTGDLSELALGWCTYGVGDQMSHYAVNAGVPKTLIQFLIRWCIRTDQYDRDTDAILEAILATEISPELVPAGADGAIQSTEARIGPYALNDFFLHYVVRHGMAPSKIAFLALHAWRDASAGRWPRDFPVAGRAEYDLATIAGWLEKFLVRFFATSQFKRSAIPNGPKVSSGGALSPRGDWRAPSDGTARVWLEELARGLP; encoded by the coding sequence ATGGCGAAGCCGCACCCGTTCCACTCGATCCACACCCACGGCTTCGTCCGGGTAGGTGCCTGTACCCCGCGCGCGAGCGTCGGCGATTGCGCCGCCAATGCGGACGCCACGATCGCACTGGCCAAGGACGGCCACGCGCAAGGCGCCGACTTGCTGGTCTTCCCCGAGCTCAACATCACCTCCTACGCGATCGACGATCTGCACCTGCAGACCGCGCAACACCGCGCGACCGAGGCGGCGATCGCAGCGGTGGTGGCGGCAAGCGCCAAACTGCGCCCGGTGCTGATCGTGGGCGCCGCGCTCCCCCGCAACGGGCGGCTCTACAATTGCGCGGTGATCATCGCGCGCGGGCGGATCCTCGGCGTCGTGCCAAAAATCTTCCTGCCCAATTACCGCGAATATTATGAGAAGCGCTGGTTTGCCAGCGGCGTGGGGCTGACCGATTGCGAGATCACGCTCGCCGGACAGACCGCCCCGTTCGGCACGGACCTGATCTTCGCTGCCAGCGACCTCCCGCATTTCATCTTCCACGCCGAGACATGCGAAGATTTCTGGGCCCCCACGCCGCCCTCCACGATGGGCGCGCTGGCGGGCGCGCTGATCTGCTGCAACCTGTCCGCATCAAACATCGTGGTCGGCAAGGCACGTGAACGCGCGATGCTGTGCGCGGCGCAAAGCGCGCGCGCGATGTGCGCCTATGTCTTCTCCGCCGCCGGGCCGGGCGAGAGCACCACCGATCTGGCGTGGGACGGCCAGGCGATGATCCACGAACTCGGCGATCTGCTCGCCGAATCGAACCGCTTCAACCGCGCCTCGGAAATCATCTTTGCCGACGTCGATGCCGAACGGATCGCGCAGGAACGGATGCGCGTCGGCACGTTCAACGATGCCGCGCGGCTGGCCGGAAACCCCGAACTGGCGTTCCGCCGCATCGCGTTCGATCACAAGCCCGATTTCAAGGACACCGGCCTCCGCCGCGAAACCCGCCGCTTCCCGTTCGTCCCCAACACGCCCGAAAAGCTCGATCAGGATTGCTACGAGGCGTTCAACATTCAGGTCGAAGGCATCTCAAAACGCTTCGAGGCGGCGCGCGCCGAGCGCCTCGTCATCGGCGTATCGGGCGGGCTCGATTCGACCCACGCGCTGATCGTCGCCGCCAAGGCGATGGACCGGCTCGGGTTACCGCGGAGCCGCATCCTTGGCTTCACCATGCCCGGTTTCGCGACCAGCGAGCACACCAAAGACAATGCCTGGGCGCTGATGCGCGCATTGGGCATCGATGGCGACGAGATCGACATCCGCCCTGCCGCGCGCCAGATGCTCGGCGACATGGGCCACCCCTTCGCGCAAGGCGAACCGGCGTACGACGTGACCTTCGAAAATGTGCAGGCCGGCCTGCGCACCGATTACCTCTTCCGCCTGGCGAATCAGCGCGGCGGGCTGGTGGTCGGCACGGGCGATCTGTCGGAGCTGGCGCTGGGCTGGTGCACCTACGGCGTCGGCGATCAGATGAGCCATTATGCGGTCAACGCAGGCGTGCCCAAGACGCTGATCCAGTTCCTGATTCGCTGGTGCATCCGGACCGATCAGTACGACCGCGATACCGACGCGATTCTGGAAGCGATCTTGGCGACGGAGATTTCACCCGAGCTGGTTCCTGCGGGGGCGGACGGCGCGATCCAAAGCACCGAGGCCCGCATCGGGCCCTACGCGCTCAACGATTTCTTCCTGCATTATGTCGTGCGCCACGGCATGGCGCCGTCGAAGATCGCCTTCCTCGCGCTCCACGCCTGGCGCGACGCGAGCGCCGGGCGCTGGCCGCGCGATTTCCCGGTGGCGGGGCGCGCTGAATATGATCTGGCGACGATCGCTGGCTGGCTCGAGAAATTCCTCGTCCGCTTCTTCGCGACGAGCCAGTTCAAGCGCTCGGCGATCCCCAACGGCCCGAAAGTGTCGAGCGGCGGGGCGCTCAGCCCACGCGGCGACTGGCGGGCACCATCGGACGGCACGGCGCGGGTTTGGCTGGAGGAACTGGCGCGCGGGTTGCCCTAA
- a CDS encoding DUF6481 family protein, whose product MASYKEPTFQDRAALSADAKQRALAKLKAKPPVDPAVVAARAAAREAKEAAEAKKREEKKLAIEQARLDKLAKAEAAEQAIKDAEQAAIQAEIDKKAARDARYAARKAKR is encoded by the coding sequence ATGGCATCTTACAAAGAACCCACCTTCCAGGACCGCGCGGCTCTGTCGGCCGACGCAAAGCAGCGCGCGCTCGCGAAACTGAAGGCAAAGCCGCCGGTCGATCCTGCGGTTGTCGCCGCCCGTGCGGCTGCGCGCGAAGCCAAGGAAGCTGCCGAAGCGAAGAAGCGCGAGGAAAAGAAGCTCGCGATCGAGCAAGCGCGACTCGACAAGCTGGCGAAGGCAGAGGCCGCCGAACAGGCGATCAAGGATGCCGAGCAAGCCGCGATTCAGGCCGAGATCGACAAGAAGGCGGCGCGCGACGCGCGCTACGCTGCGCGTAAGGCGAAGCGGTAA
- a CDS encoding IS1380 family transposase, whose translation MADDSGFSFTFPAIRGRKITAAFDGGRLTSDGGVLLLAQAERRLGIADRLAACIADPRDQGRVIHRVADILRARMLAISCGYEDANDLDALRHDPGFKLALGKLPGDPFGLASQPTMSRWENAPTTRELIRLTGTLVDLYCASYPVPPAAVTLDIDDTVDVVHGAQQLSFWNGHYGERCFLPIHVYDTATGRPVAMLLRTGKTPSGKEVAGHVRRLVRRIRRHWPDTRITLRGDGHYGRPEPMAWCEANGIDYIFGLPGNRTLHADPVIVREGDACATDRALQGLVELRRYAETRYAAKTWGNTERRVVARIEASSLGLDIRLVVTSLAEGSAERIYDTLYCARGQAENLIKLHKTQLKSDRTSCCSANANQMRLILHTAAYWLMWAVRHAMPATATLRTAEFATIRLRLLKVAARVVETTSRIRIAFASACPDAALFRSIALNLRTTGP comes from the coding sequence ATGGCCGACGATAGTGGGTTCTCCTTCACCTTCCCAGCCATTCGTGGTCGAAAAATCACCGCCGCGTTCGACGGCGGTCGGCTGACGTCGGACGGCGGCGTGCTACTGCTCGCACAGGCCGAGCGGCGGTTGGGGATCGCGGATCGGCTCGCCGCCTGCATCGCTGATCCGCGCGATCAGGGTCGGGTGATCCACCGGGTCGCCGACATCTTGCGCGCCCGCATGCTCGCGATCTCGTGTGGGTATGAAGACGCCAATGATCTCGACGCCCTGCGGCATGATCCAGGGTTCAAGCTGGCGCTCGGCAAACTGCCGGGTGATCCGTTCGGGCTGGCCAGCCAGCCGACGATGAGCCGGTGGGAAAACGCGCCGACTACGCGCGAGTTGATCCGTCTGACCGGTACGCTGGTCGACCTTTATTGCGCGAGCTACCCCGTGCCACCTGCGGCGGTGACGCTCGACATCGATGATACCGTCGACGTCGTACACGGCGCGCAGCAGCTCTCTTTCTGGAACGGCCACTACGGCGAGCGCTGCTTCCTGCCGATCCATGTCTACGACACCGCTACCGGGCGGCCGGTTGCGATGCTGCTGCGCACCGGCAAAACGCCGTCGGGCAAGGAAGTCGCCGGCCATGTTCGCCGGCTCGTGCGACGTATCCGTCGCCACTGGCCCGATACCCGGATCACGCTGCGCGGCGATGGTCATTACGGTCGGCCAGAGCCGATGGCCTGGTGCGAGGCGAACGGAATCGACTACATCTTCGGGCTGCCCGGCAACCGCACGCTCCACGCCGATCCCGTCATCGTTCGGGAAGGCGATGCCTGCGCGACCGACCGGGCATTGCAGGGACTGGTCGAACTAAGGCGTTACGCAGAGACGCGCTACGCTGCGAAAACCTGGGGGAATACCGAACGTCGCGTCGTTGCTCGCATCGAGGCGAGCAGCCTCGGCCTCGACATCCGCCTCGTTGTCACCTCGCTTGCCGAGGGCAGCGCTGAACGGATCTATGACACGCTTTACTGCGCCCGCGGCCAGGCGGAAAACTTGATCAAGCTGCATAAAACGCAGCTGAAGAGCGACCGAACCTCCTGCTGCTCGGCCAACGCCAATCAGATGCGGCTCATCCTTCACACCGCCGCCTACTGGCTGATGTGGGCCGTGCGGCACGCTATGCCCGCAACCGCCACGCTCCGCACCGCCGAGTTCGCGACCATCCGCCTGCGGCTGCTCAAGGTCGCCGCGCGCGTCGTCGAAACCACCAGCCGCATCCGCATCGCCTTCGCAAGCGCCTGTCCCGATGCCGCGCTGTTCCGATCCATCGCGCTCAACTTGCGCACCACGGGACCATGA
- the hspQ gene encoding heat shock protein HspQ produces MHRSPITTPPFSADIPLPPVSHARFAIGDVVRHRMFDFRGVIFDVDPIFANSDEWYDAIPENMRPAKDQPFYHLLAENMESSYVAYVSQQNLVPDDTDEPVDHPAIAGMFGEYEDGKYPLRREHRH; encoded by the coding sequence ATGCACCGTTCCCCGATTACAACACCGCCCTTCTCTGCCGACATTCCCCTGCCGCCCGTCAGCCATGCGCGCTTTGCAATTGGTGACGTCGTGCGTCACCGCATGTTCGATTTCCGCGGGGTGATTTTCGACGTCGATCCGATCTTCGCCAATAGCGACGAATGGTATGATGCGATCCCGGAGAATATGCGTCCGGCAAAGGACCAGCCGTTCTACCATCTGCTCGCCGAGAATATGGAGTCGAGCTACGTCGCTTATGTCAGCCAGCAGAATCTGGTTCCCGACGATACCGACGAACCGGTCGACCATCCCGCCATCGCGGGCATGTTCGGCGAATATGAAGACGGCAAATACCCGCTGCGGCGCGAACACCGGCACTGA
- a CDS encoding TonB-dependent receptor plug domain-containing protein, translating to MIYRNAISLLALAVASAATPALAEERREAEAATAGLQSSEPAAQAPADGDIVVIGTRRTDRSVTDSASPIDVISSAELASQPAVNMLDAIRNLVPSFFVPQNTISDASTFVRAPSLRGLGADQILVMINGKRYNRSALVNVYTGADTALSFGSQGADIGNIPAIAIGNLQVLRDGATAQYGADALAGVLNYSIRRDVGIEAQALYGKTYRGDGISKIFSGYGGLKIGDRGFVSLAGEYYDQGQTSRGVTRASAITIQANNPSVAVPNPAQIWGTSPGHGYKLFLNAALDIGAQSQVYFTGNLAHSETNQSFNYRPSQTNGGFVRSDGTTNTTVTLGRNGSFNPIFTTACPAGNATCSPVNGAPGFVSAPSALFPLNNGTTVSFTSIYPGGFTPRFIGKVDQIYGTLGFKGKAGSGFTYDLSGTLSRNSLDLSMTNSLSASYGPQQSQTSFQFGKLIQSEITLNADFTYPVEVGFDSPIVLSAGSEYRRERYEKTTGDLQSYGAGPFASQPLYDQIAPGVYQRTIVRDAAGAPILLNGAVQPVTATQSPAASGYGGTSPNFAGVSTQKSYAIYVGAETDITKALTVGLAGRYENYNTFGGVFVGKANALFRVTDAVSLRATVGTGFHAPSPGQNNTQVVTTNFLGGNQVQTGTYPTSSAIAQFYGAGLLNPERSTNYGAGIVLKPTSALSLTVDGYIIQIKNRIGISQNFTVSAANIAALPSLASVGLGGVVNYFTNGFDVSSKGVEAVANYRTELLGGPLNFTLAYSYNNLKAKNIKLTTAGQPLVSLQQQYNIANLAPRNRITASAGWQVDNFTINARANYFGEWSNALEYNLVAPVAGATSAPPSQIFSGKTLFDLDVSFTVAKHYTLTLGANNLFNTFPDKVQASPVNPIYALSGGLNDGQVYPRSGGPFGMNGGFYYARLRVKY from the coding sequence GTGATCTACAGAAACGCGATTTCACTGCTCGCGCTGGCGGTTGCCAGCGCCGCCACGCCTGCGCTGGCCGAGGAGCGCCGTGAGGCCGAGGCTGCTACAGCCGGGCTGCAATCGAGCGAACCGGCGGCACAAGCGCCCGCCGACGGGGATATCGTCGTCATCGGCACCCGCCGCACCGATCGGTCGGTCACCGATTCGGCATCCCCGATCGATGTGATCAGCTCGGCCGAACTGGCTTCGCAGCCGGCCGTGAACATGCTCGATGCGATCAGGAACCTCGTTCCGTCGTTTTTCGTTCCGCAGAACACCATCTCCGACGCATCGACCTTCGTGCGCGCGCCATCGCTGCGCGGTCTGGGTGCGGACCAGATCCTGGTCATGATCAACGGCAAGCGGTACAATCGTTCGGCGCTCGTCAACGTCTACACCGGCGCTGACACGGCGCTGTCGTTCGGGTCGCAGGGCGCCGACATCGGCAACATCCCCGCGATTGCGATCGGCAATTTGCAGGTGCTGCGGGACGGCGCGACCGCGCAATATGGCGCCGACGCTTTGGCGGGCGTGCTCAACTATTCGATCCGCCGCGACGTCGGCATCGAGGCGCAGGCCCTTTACGGAAAGACCTATCGCGGTGACGGCATCAGCAAGATCTTTTCGGGATATGGCGGGCTGAAGATCGGCGACCGCGGCTTCGTCAGCCTTGCGGGTGAATATTACGACCAGGGGCAGACCAGCCGCGGCGTGACGCGCGCCAGCGCGATCACGATCCAGGCGAACAACCCCTCGGTCGCCGTGCCGAACCCGGCGCAGATCTGGGGAACGTCGCCCGGCCATGGCTACAAGCTGTTCCTCAATGCGGCGCTCGACATAGGCGCACAGAGCCAAGTCTATTTTACGGGAAACCTGGCGCACAGCGAAACCAACCAGAGTTTCAACTATCGTCCGTCGCAGACGAATGGTGGGTTCGTCCGCAGCGACGGCACGACCAACACAACGGTGACATTGGGCCGCAACGGATCATTCAACCCCATTTTCACGACCGCATGCCCGGCAGGTAATGCGACGTGTTCGCCGGTGAACGGAGCACCTGGCTTCGTAAGCGCCCCCAGTGCTCTGTTCCCACTGAACAACGGCACCACGGTCAGCTTTACGAGCATCTATCCCGGTGGCTTCACGCCGCGCTTCATCGGTAAGGTCGATCAGATCTATGGGACGCTGGGCTTCAAGGGCAAAGCCGGCAGCGGCTTTACATACGACCTGTCGGGGACGTTGAGCCGCAACTCGCTCGACTTGTCGATGACCAACTCGCTGTCGGCGTCCTACGGCCCGCAGCAGAGCCAGACGAGCTTCCAGTTCGGCAAGCTGATCCAGAGCGAAATCACGCTGAACGCCGATTTCACCTATCCGGTCGAAGTCGGCTTCGACAGCCCGATCGTGCTGTCGGCAGGCTCGGAGTATCGCCGTGAGCGTTACGAGAAGACGACCGGTGATTTGCAATCCTATGGAGCAGGGCCGTTCGCCTCGCAGCCGCTCTATGACCAGATCGCGCCGGGCGTGTATCAGCGCACCATCGTGCGCGACGCGGCAGGCGCGCCAATCCTGCTCAACGGCGCCGTACAGCCTGTCACTGCGACCCAGTCGCCGGCCGCGAGCGGCTATGGCGGCACCAGCCCGAACTTTGCGGGCGTGTCGACCCAGAAAAGCTACGCCATCTACGTCGGTGCCGAAACCGACATCACCAAAGCGCTGACGGTGGGGCTCGCCGGACGGTACGAGAACTACAACACCTTTGGCGGGGTCTTCGTGGGCAAGGCGAACGCGCTGTTCCGCGTGACAGACGCGGTCTCGCTGCGCGCAACGGTCGGCACCGGCTTCCACGCCCCGTCGCCAGGCCAGAACAACACGCAGGTCGTGACGACGAACTTCCTTGGCGGCAATCAGGTCCAGACCGGCACCTATCCGACGTCGAGCGCGATCGCGCAATTCTATGGCGCCGGGTTGCTCAACCCCGAGCGGTCGACGAACTATGGTGCGGGTATCGTTCTGAAACCGACCAGCGCGCTATCGCTGACGGTCGATGGCTACATCATCCAGATCAAGAACCGTATCGGCATTTCGCAGAACTTCACGGTGTCCGCGGCGAACATCGCGGCGCTGCCGTCGCTCGCGTCGGTGGGTCTCGGCGGCGTGGTGAACTATTTCACCAACGGCTTCGATGTCTCGTCAAAGGGTGTCGAGGCGGTGGCGAACTATCGCACCGAGTTGCTGGGCGGGCCGCTCAACTTTACGCTGGCCTATAGCTACAACAATCTGAAGGCGAAGAACATTAAGCTGACGACCGCCGGACAACCGCTGGTCAGCCTGCAGCAGCAATATAATATCGCCAACCTTGCCCCGCGAAACCGCATTACCGCCTCGGCGGGGTGGCAGGTCGACAACTTCACGATCAACGCCCGCGCTAACTATTTCGGCGAATGGTCGAACGCGCTCGAGTACAACCTCGTCGCACCGGTCGCCGGCGCGACATCGGCACCGCCGTCACAGATCTTCAGCGGAAAGACTTTGTTCGACCTCGACGTCAGCTTCACCGTTGCCAAGCATTACACGTTGACCTTGGGCGCGAACAATTTGTTCAACACCTTCCCCGACAAGGTCCAGGCATCGCCGGTCAACCCGATCTACGCGCTGTCGGGCGGCCTGAACGACGGGCAGGTCTACCCGCGCTCGGGCGGGCCGTTCGGCATGAACGGCGGGTTCTACTACGCCCGCCTTCGCGTCAAATATTGA
- the rplU gene encoding 50S ribosomal protein L21 — MFAIVRTGGKQYRVAAGDKIVVEKLEGEAGASITLGDILLAGEGSELHSVEGLTVSAEIIAQAKADKIIVFKKRRRHNYRRKNGHRQQHTILRITAIGGEEKKAVKAKTAAPAEAEAPAAQA; from the coding sequence ATGTTCGCAATCGTGCGCACGGGCGGCAAGCAGTACCGCGTTGCCGCCGGAGACAAGATCGTCGTCGAGAAGCTCGAAGGCGAAGCTGGGGCGTCGATCACGCTCGGCGATATCCTGCTGGCGGGCGAAGGCTCGGAGCTGCATTCAGTCGAGGGCCTCACCGTCTCGGCTGAGATCATCGCGCAGGCGAAGGCCGACAAGATCATCGTCTTCAAGAAGCGTCGTCGTCACAACTATCGCCGCAAGAACGGTCATCGCCAGCAGCACACGATCCTGCGCATCACCGCGATCGGTGGCGAAGAGAAGAAGGCCGTGAAGGCCAAAACTGCAGCTCCGGCGGAAGCCGAAGCCCCGGCCGCTCAGGCGTAA
- the rpmA gene encoding 50S ribosomal protein L27 — protein sequence MAHKKAGGSSRNGRDSAGRRLGVKKFGGEAVIPGNILVRQRGTKFYPGTNVGIGKDHTLFALTEGRVAFHQGKLGRKFCSVEMPIAIAAE from the coding sequence ATGGCACATAAGAAAGCAGGCGGTTCCTCGCGCAACGGTCGTGATTCGGCCGGTCGTCGCCTTGGCGTCAAGAAGTTCGGTGGCGAAGCCGTCATCCCGGGCAACATCCTCGTGCGTCAGCGCGGCACCAAATTCTATCCCGGCACCAATGTCGGCATCGGCAAGGACCACACCTTGTTCGCGCTGACCGAGGGTCGAGTCGCGTTCCATCAAGGTAAGCTTGGCCGCAAATTCTGTTCGGTCGAGATGCCGATCGCGATTGCGGCTGAATAA
- a CDS encoding GNAT family N-acetyltransferase translates to MFARTRRLTLRPGWPEDAPALAAAIGHEAVAMKLARLPWPYAEAHAQEWLSLPRGATDATCLILSHDHDYPQLIGCISIEMREGAPELGYWLTPAAWGRGYATEAGKAMLGMARHALGLKQVASGYFADNPGSGNVLRKLGFYETGEEMRESVARGHATRCITMALDLADGAATDFRLAA, encoded by the coding sequence ATGTTCGCTCGTACCCGGAGATTGACGCTGCGGCCCGGCTGGCCGGAGGACGCCCCTGCCCTCGCCGCCGCGATCGGGCATGAGGCTGTGGCGATGAAGCTTGCCCGCCTGCCATGGCCCTATGCCGAGGCACATGCGCAAGAGTGGCTTTCACTTCCACGCGGCGCGACCGACGCAACGTGCCTCATTCTCAGCCACGACCATGATTATCCGCAGTTGATCGGCTGCATCAGCATCGAAATGCGGGAGGGCGCGCCGGAGCTTGGCTATTGGCTGACGCCCGCCGCATGGGGGCGTGGCTATGCCACAGAGGCCGGGAAAGCGATGCTTGGCATGGCGCGTCACGCCCTGGGGCTGAAACAGGTCGCCTCGGGCTATTTCGCGGACAATCCCGGATCGGGTAACGTGCTGCGCAAGCTTGGCTTTTACGAAACAGGCGAGGAAATGCGCGAGAGTGTCGCACGCGGCCATGCAACACGGTGCATTACGATGGCGCTCGACTTGGCCGATGGCGCAGCCACGGATTTTAGACTGGCGGCCTGA